A genome region from Planctomycetota bacterium includes the following:
- a CDS encoding proline--tRNA ligase, translating into MRWTRTFIPTLREAPSEAESPSHKLMVRAGLVRQLSAGSYSYLPLGYRSLRKVEALVREEMERAGAVELLMPALHPVELWQETGRFQAFGDTLMKVKDRRGTLNVLGPTHEEVVTHIVRNEVKSYRQLPLTLYQIQGKFRDEPRPRHGIIRTREFLMKDAYSFDVDEKGMARSYQAMYDAYVRIFRRAELKFLPVEADTGLMGGDVSHEFMAVSPFGEDSVVTCARCGYAANKEKAECPPSAGDGFSGLETKELLPLEEVATPGASTIEEVSRFLKVPPRQLVKTLIYRTSSGFLAALVRGDHEVNEAKLRRAAQAEALELATPEEIRRETGGPLGFSGPVGLRMRTIADHAVVGLVNFVTGANKADAHLINVNLGRDVQPTLTADIRMALPGDPCPRCGGPLGFTQGIEVGHVFKLGTRYSARMNCAYLDEKGQLRPMVMGCYGIGINRILAAAVENHHDEAGIVWPRELAPYAVEIVTIDHKKPQIVETGEKLHDALASAGIEVLWDDRDAAPGVKFADGDLVGFPLRVTVGKRTLEAGTVDLKVRSRKEQKSVPLSGIVEAVRDELAAYRLL; encoded by the coding sequence CTCATGGTCCGGGCGGGCCTGGTGCGGCAGCTTTCGGCGGGAAGCTACAGCTATCTTCCCCTGGGCTACCGGAGCCTGAGGAAGGTGGAAGCCCTCGTGCGGGAGGAGATGGAACGCGCGGGGGCGGTCGAGCTTCTGATGCCGGCGCTTCATCCGGTGGAGCTCTGGCAGGAGACGGGGCGGTTCCAGGCCTTCGGGGACACCCTCATGAAGGTGAAAGACCGCCGGGGGACGCTCAACGTTCTCGGGCCCACCCATGAGGAGGTCGTCACCCACATCGTCCGGAACGAAGTCAAGTCCTACCGGCAGCTCCCCCTGACGCTCTACCAGATTCAGGGGAAATTCCGGGACGAGCCGCGTCCCCGGCACGGCATCATCCGGACGCGGGAATTCCTGATGAAGGACGCCTACTCGTTCGACGTGGACGAGAAGGGAATGGCGCGCTCGTATCAGGCGATGTACGACGCGTACGTGCGGATTTTCCGCCGGGCGGAGCTCAAGTTTCTTCCCGTGGAGGCGGACACGGGGCTCATGGGCGGGGACGTCTCGCACGAGTTCATGGCGGTGTCCCCCTTCGGCGAGGATTCGGTCGTCACCTGCGCGCGTTGCGGGTATGCCGCCAACAAGGAGAAGGCGGAGTGTCCGCCTTCGGCCGGGGACGGGTTCAGCGGCCTGGAGACGAAGGAGCTTCTGCCCCTCGAGGAGGTCGCCACCCCCGGCGCCTCCACGATCGAAGAGGTCAGCCGGTTCCTCAAGGTCCCGCCCCGCCAGCTCGTCAAGACGCTGATTTACCGGACTTCTTCGGGCTTCCTGGCGGCCCTGGTGCGGGGCGATCACGAGGTGAACGAGGCCAAGCTCCGGCGCGCGGCGCAGGCCGAAGCGCTCGAGTTGGCCACGCCGGAGGAGATCCGGCGCGAAACGGGCGGACCCCTGGGCTTTTCGGGCCCCGTGGGGCTCCGGATGCGCACGATCGCCGACCACGCCGTCGTGGGCCTGGTCAACTTCGTCACCGGCGCCAACAAGGCGGATGCCCACCTGATCAACGTCAACCTGGGGCGCGATGTGCAGCCGACGCTGACGGCGGACATCCGGATGGCGCTTCCGGGGGACCCGTGCCCGCGCTGCGGGGGCCCGCTCGGGTTCACCCAGGGCATCGAGGTCGGCCATGTCTTCAAGCTCGGCACGCGCTACTCCGCCCGGATGAACTGCGCGTATCTCGACGAAAAGGGGCAGCTCCGGCCCATGGTCATGGGCTGCTACGGGATCGGAATCAACCGGATCCTCGCGGCGGCGGTGGAGAATCACCACGACGAGGCGGGGATCGTGTGGCCCCGGGAGCTCGCCCCCTACGCCGTCGAGATCGTCACGATCGACCACAAGAAGCCCCAGATCGTGGAGACGGGCGAGAAGCTCCACGACGCGCTGGCCTCCGCGGGGATCGAGGTGCTCTGGGACGACCGCGACGCGGCGCCCGGCGTCAAGTTCGCCGACGGGGATCTCGTGGGCTTCCCGCTCCGGGTGACGGTGGGCAAGCGGACGCTGGAAGCCGGAACCGTGGATCTCAAGGTCCGTTCGCGCAAGGAGCAGAAAAGCGTGCCCCTGTCGGGGATCGTCGAGGCGGTTCGGGATGAGCTGGCGGCGTACCGTCTTCTGTAG